The Euphorbia lathyris chromosome 3, ddEupLath1.1, whole genome shotgun sequence genome contains a region encoding:
- the LOC136222266 gene encoding transcription initiation factor TFIID subunit 4-like isoform X1 — MDPSIMKLLEEDEDESMHSGADVEAFQAALNRDIGGDASTSLASDSVLSNEPNQTSSLPYPNWQPSKQDENANSPGQQPQQEDQNSFAMDLKRHGSALESQQLQNDVKQEPGLPLHQKQTQDNLRQGEAAQVPLQTPRTTGMQISERHSMERPGNLKNQIPFMLLLPALKPHLDKDREMQLQTLFSKLRKNEIAKEQFVRLMRNIVGDQVIRLAVAQLQPQPGSNQSQLQSQAFVHQQNLRMPTSSCASSAVQVQADTSYQPVESNTQKSREVERQLDSHGMQVGQLPSSGPGLVNQDREHSSTSMQGHSKQQQQQHLHFPQTSFPMYGGSSGTFHPYSGTNVNTSGSSTKPQPHDLQMMQISHQGMGVAQMGGSTQSMNLMGVPKFERQSAITDPGTVQSGPISQFANKPVLQQNSAPWQPPSNKEQSSAPFSSMNYVKHESVEQSSEQLQKSQLSTSHSLSVASIEKGNALPGNLKDESLEKQSSKVGFPTPMSGVPLNSIPPSIPTQLDPNVQGNAVSGNLKEDSVEKQSSKVGFPSSMAGMQLNSISPSVATQLDPNVQVGPRIPSAALSAGGNARTPPKKPSVGQKKPLEALGSSPPASSKKQKVSGAFSDQSIDQLNDVTAVSGVNLREEEEQLFSGSKEESRVSEASRRVVQEEEERLILQKVPLQKRLAEIMFKCGLKNINNDVERCLSLCVEERLRGLISNLIRLSKQRVDAEKPRHRTVITSDVRQQLVTMNRKAKEEWEKKQAEAEKLRKVNEPEGDNGIEGDKEKDENRLKAVKVNKEEDDKMRTTAANIAARNAVGGDDMLSKWQLMAEQTRRHKDVSQKSTSGRKMKDNQDTDKRSPTTASTGAVRKFGRNQASVPHIRVARSISVKDVITALEREPQMSKSTLIYRLYERIRSDTPAE; from the exons ATGGACCCTTCCATTATGAAGCTCCTTGAAGAAGATGAG GACGAAAGTATGCATTCCGGTGCTGACGTAGAGGCATTTCAGGCTGCCTTGAATAGGGATATTGGAGGCGATGCCTCCACTTCCCTGGCTTCTGATTCAG TTTTGTCCAATGAACCCAATCAAACTTCCAGTCTTCCATATCCAAATTGGCAACCTAGCAAGCAAGATGAAAATGCTAACAGCCCTGGTCAACAACCACAACAAGAAGACCAGAATTCGTTTGCAATGGATCTAAAGCGGCATGGGTCTGCTCTTGAGAGTCAGCAACTGCAGAATGATGTCAAACAGGAACCAGGTCTTCCATTACATCAGAAACAAACTCAAGATAATCTTCGACAAGGAGAGGCAGCACAGGTTCCCCTTCAGACTCCTCGAACAACTGGCATGCAGATATCTGAAAGACATTCTATGGAGCGGCCTGGTAACTTAAAGAATCAGATACCATTTATGTTATTGCTGCCTGCGTTGAAGCCCCACCTTGATAAAGACAGAGAGATGCAGCTTCAAACTTTATTTAGTAAATTGAGG aaaaatgaaattGCAAAAGAACAATTTGTCAGGCTTATGAGAAACATTGTAGGGGACCAAGTGATTAGATTGGCAGTAGCACAATTGCAGCCACAG CCAGGTTCCAACCAATCCCAGTTACAATCTCAAGCTTTTGTACATCAACAAAATTTGAGAATGCCCACTAGTTCTTGTGCATCTTCAGCAGTTCAAGTGCAGGCTGATACGAGCTATCAACCTGTGGAAAGTAATACGCAAAAATCTCGTGAGGTTGAACGCCAACTGGATTCTCATGGAATGCAAGTAGGTCAATTGCCGTCATCTGGACCTGGCCTTGTCAATCAAGACAGGGAGCACTCTTCAACATCAATGCAAGGACACAGcaagcagcagcagcagcagcattTGCACTTCCCACAGACTTCTTTTCCAATGTATGGAGGCAGTAGTGGTACTTTTCACCCTTATTCAGGAACGAATGTCAACACTTCAGGATCATCCACAAAACCACAACCTCATGATTTGCAAATGATGCAAATTTCACATCAAGGCATGGGGGTAGCTCAAatgggaggttcaacacagtcgATGAATTTGATGGGTGTTCCAAAATTTGAGAGGCAAAGTGCAATTACGGATCCCGGCACAGTGCAGAGTGGTCCTATTTCCCAATTTGCAAACAAACCAGTGCTTCAACAAAATTCAGCCCCATGGCAACCCCCTTCAAATAAAGAGCAAAGTTCTGCTCCTTTTTCATCAATGAATTATGTAAAACATGAATCAGTTGAACAATCTTCTGAGCAACTGCAAAAATCCCAGTTGTCTACTTCACATTCTTTGTCTGTTGCATCTATTGAAAAGGGGAATGCACTGCCAGGAAATTTAAAGGACGAGTCTTTAGAAAAACAGTCTTCTAAAGTTGGTTTCCCTACGCCTATGTCTGGGGTGCCCTTAAATTCGATTCCACCATCCATTCCTACTCAACTAGACCCCAATGTCCAG GGGAATGCAGTCTCAggaaatttaaaggaagattCCGTAGAGAAGCAGTCCTCTAAAGTTGGTTTTCCTTCATCGATGGCTGGGATGCAATTAAATTCTATTTCTCCTTCAGTTGCGACTCAACTAGACCCTAATGTCCAG GTAGGCCCTAGGATTCCATCTGCAGCTCTTTCTGCTGGAGGTAATGCAAGGACACCTCCCAAAAAACCTTCTGTTGGCCAAAAGAAGCCACTTGAAGCACTTGGTTCATCACCACCAGCATCAAG CAAGAAGCAAAAAGTATCTGGGGCCTTCTCGGACCAAAGCATTGACCAACTCAATGATGTAACAGCTGTCAGTGGAGTTAATCTAAGG gaagaggaagaacagcTATTTTCTGGGTCCAAAGAGGAAAGTCGGGTTTCAGAAGCCTCTCGAAGGGTTgtacaagaagaagaagaaaggctGATTTTGCAGAAAGTTCCACTGCAGAAAAGATTGGCGGAGATAA TGTTCAAGTGCGGGTTGAAAAATATCAACAATGATGTAGAGCGGTGCTTGTCCTTG TGTGTGGAGGAAAGATTGCGTGGACTTATAAGTAACCTGATCAGGCTTTCAAAGCAG CGGGTTGATGCTGAGAAGCCTAGGCACCGTACTGTAATCACCTCGGATGTCCGGCAGCAACTTGTGACAATGAACAGGAAAGCCAAAGAAGAATGGGAGAAAAAGCAGGCTGAAGCAGAAAAGCTCCGTAAAGTAAATGAA CCTGAGGGTGATAATGGAATAGAAGGCGATAAGGAAAAGGATGAAAATCGTCTGAAAGCGGTGAAG GTAAACAAGGAAGAGGATGACAAAATGAGGACAACAGCAGCGAATATTGCTGCCCGAAATGCTGTTGGTGGAGATGACATGCTGTCAAAATGGCAACTGATGGCTGAGCAAACCCGCCGGCATAAAGATGTGAGCCAGAAGTCAACATCTGGAAGAAAAATGAAGGATAATCAAGACACAGATAAAAGGAGTCCTACGACTGCATCAA CAGGGGCTGTTAGGAAATTTGGAAGGAACCAAGCAAGTGTGCCGCATATTAGAGTAGCTCGTAGCATTTCTGTTAAAGATGTCATTACAGCACTGGAAAGAGAACCCCAGATGTCAAAGTCTACCCTGATTTATCGGTTGTATGAGAGAATCCGTTCTGATACTCCAGCTGAATAG
- the LOC136222266 gene encoding transcription initiation factor TFIID subunit 4-like isoform X2 has translation MDPSIMKLLEEDEDESMHSGADVEAFQAALNRDIGGDASTSLASDSVLSNEPNQTSSLPYPNWQPSKQDENANSPGQQPQQEDQNSFAMDLKRHGSALESQQLQNDVKQEPGLPLHQKQTQDNLRQGEAAQVPLQTPRTTGMQISERHSMERPGNLKNQIPFMLLLPALKPHLDKDREMQLQTLFSKLRKNEIAKEQFVRLMRNIVGDQVIRLAVAQLQPQPGSNQSQLQSQAFVHQQNLRMPTSSCASSAVQVQADTSYQPVESNTQKSREVERQLDSHGMQVGQLPSSGPGLVNQDREHSSTSMQGHSKQQQQQHLHFPQTSFPMYGGSSGTFHPYSGTNVNTSGSSTKPQPHDLQMMQISHQGMGVAQMGGSTQSMNLMGVPKFERQSAITDPGTVQSGPISQFANKPVLQQNSAPWQPPSNKEQSSAPFSSMNYVKHESVEQSSEQLQKSQLSTSHSLSVASIEKGNALPGNLKDESLEKQSSKVGFPTPMSGVPLNSIPPSIPTQLDPNVQGNAVSGNLKEDSVEKQSSKVGFPSSMAGMQLNSISPSVATQLDPNVQVGPRIPSAALSAGGNARTPPKKPSVGQKKPLEALGSSPPASSKKQKVSGAFSDQSIDQLNDVTAVSGVNLREEEEQLFSGSKEESRVSEASRRVVQEEEERLILQKVPLQKRLAEIMFKCGLKNINNDVERCLSLCVEERLRGLISNLIRLSKQRVDAEKPRHRTVITSDVRQQLVTMNRKAKEEWEKKQAEAEKLRKVNEPEGDNGIEGDKEKDENRLKAVKVNKEEDDKMRTTAANIAARNAVGGDDMLSKWQLMAEQTRRHKDVSQKSTSGRKMKDNQDTDKRSPTTASRAVRKFGRNQASVPHIRVARSISVKDVITALEREPQMSKSTLIYRLYERIRSDTPAE, from the exons ATGGACCCTTCCATTATGAAGCTCCTTGAAGAAGATGAG GACGAAAGTATGCATTCCGGTGCTGACGTAGAGGCATTTCAGGCTGCCTTGAATAGGGATATTGGAGGCGATGCCTCCACTTCCCTGGCTTCTGATTCAG TTTTGTCCAATGAACCCAATCAAACTTCCAGTCTTCCATATCCAAATTGGCAACCTAGCAAGCAAGATGAAAATGCTAACAGCCCTGGTCAACAACCACAACAAGAAGACCAGAATTCGTTTGCAATGGATCTAAAGCGGCATGGGTCTGCTCTTGAGAGTCAGCAACTGCAGAATGATGTCAAACAGGAACCAGGTCTTCCATTACATCAGAAACAAACTCAAGATAATCTTCGACAAGGAGAGGCAGCACAGGTTCCCCTTCAGACTCCTCGAACAACTGGCATGCAGATATCTGAAAGACATTCTATGGAGCGGCCTGGTAACTTAAAGAATCAGATACCATTTATGTTATTGCTGCCTGCGTTGAAGCCCCACCTTGATAAAGACAGAGAGATGCAGCTTCAAACTTTATTTAGTAAATTGAGG aaaaatgaaattGCAAAAGAACAATTTGTCAGGCTTATGAGAAACATTGTAGGGGACCAAGTGATTAGATTGGCAGTAGCACAATTGCAGCCACAG CCAGGTTCCAACCAATCCCAGTTACAATCTCAAGCTTTTGTACATCAACAAAATTTGAGAATGCCCACTAGTTCTTGTGCATCTTCAGCAGTTCAAGTGCAGGCTGATACGAGCTATCAACCTGTGGAAAGTAATACGCAAAAATCTCGTGAGGTTGAACGCCAACTGGATTCTCATGGAATGCAAGTAGGTCAATTGCCGTCATCTGGACCTGGCCTTGTCAATCAAGACAGGGAGCACTCTTCAACATCAATGCAAGGACACAGcaagcagcagcagcagcagcattTGCACTTCCCACAGACTTCTTTTCCAATGTATGGAGGCAGTAGTGGTACTTTTCACCCTTATTCAGGAACGAATGTCAACACTTCAGGATCATCCACAAAACCACAACCTCATGATTTGCAAATGATGCAAATTTCACATCAAGGCATGGGGGTAGCTCAAatgggaggttcaacacagtcgATGAATTTGATGGGTGTTCCAAAATTTGAGAGGCAAAGTGCAATTACGGATCCCGGCACAGTGCAGAGTGGTCCTATTTCCCAATTTGCAAACAAACCAGTGCTTCAACAAAATTCAGCCCCATGGCAACCCCCTTCAAATAAAGAGCAAAGTTCTGCTCCTTTTTCATCAATGAATTATGTAAAACATGAATCAGTTGAACAATCTTCTGAGCAACTGCAAAAATCCCAGTTGTCTACTTCACATTCTTTGTCTGTTGCATCTATTGAAAAGGGGAATGCACTGCCAGGAAATTTAAAGGACGAGTCTTTAGAAAAACAGTCTTCTAAAGTTGGTTTCCCTACGCCTATGTCTGGGGTGCCCTTAAATTCGATTCCACCATCCATTCCTACTCAACTAGACCCCAATGTCCAG GGGAATGCAGTCTCAggaaatttaaaggaagattCCGTAGAGAAGCAGTCCTCTAAAGTTGGTTTTCCTTCATCGATGGCTGGGATGCAATTAAATTCTATTTCTCCTTCAGTTGCGACTCAACTAGACCCTAATGTCCAG GTAGGCCCTAGGATTCCATCTGCAGCTCTTTCTGCTGGAGGTAATGCAAGGACACCTCCCAAAAAACCTTCTGTTGGCCAAAAGAAGCCACTTGAAGCACTTGGTTCATCACCACCAGCATCAAG CAAGAAGCAAAAAGTATCTGGGGCCTTCTCGGACCAAAGCATTGACCAACTCAATGATGTAACAGCTGTCAGTGGAGTTAATCTAAGG gaagaggaagaacagcTATTTTCTGGGTCCAAAGAGGAAAGTCGGGTTTCAGAAGCCTCTCGAAGGGTTgtacaagaagaagaagaaaggctGATTTTGCAGAAAGTTCCACTGCAGAAAAGATTGGCGGAGATAA TGTTCAAGTGCGGGTTGAAAAATATCAACAATGATGTAGAGCGGTGCTTGTCCTTG TGTGTGGAGGAAAGATTGCGTGGACTTATAAGTAACCTGATCAGGCTTTCAAAGCAG CGGGTTGATGCTGAGAAGCCTAGGCACCGTACTGTAATCACCTCGGATGTCCGGCAGCAACTTGTGACAATGAACAGGAAAGCCAAAGAAGAATGGGAGAAAAAGCAGGCTGAAGCAGAAAAGCTCCGTAAAGTAAATGAA CCTGAGGGTGATAATGGAATAGAAGGCGATAAGGAAAAGGATGAAAATCGTCTGAAAGCGGTGAAG GTAAACAAGGAAGAGGATGACAAAATGAGGACAACAGCAGCGAATATTGCTGCCCGAAATGCTGTTGGTGGAGATGACATGCTGTCAAAATGGCAACTGATGGCTGAGCAAACCCGCCGGCATAAAGATGTGAGCCAGAAGTCAACATCTGGAAGAAAAATGAAGGATAATCAAGACACAGATAAAAGGAGTCCTACGACTGCATCAA GGGCTGTTAGGAAATTTGGAAGGAACCAAGCAAGTGTGCCGCATATTAGAGTAGCTCGTAGCATTTCTGTTAAAGATGTCATTACAGCACTGGAAAGAGAACCCCAGATGTCAAAGTCTACCCTGATTTATCGGTTGTATGAGAGAATCCGTTCTGATACTCCAGCTGAATAG
- the LOC136222266 gene encoding transcription initiation factor TFIID subunit 4b-like isoform X3: MDLKRHGSALESQQLQNDVKQEPGLPLHQKQTQDNLRQGEAAQVPLQTPRTTGMQISERHSMERPGNLKNQIPFMLLLPALKPHLDKDREMQLQTLFSKLRKNEIAKEQFVRLMRNIVGDQVIRLAVAQLQPQPGSNQSQLQSQAFVHQQNLRMPTSSCASSAVQVQADTSYQPVESNTQKSREVERQLDSHGMQVGQLPSSGPGLVNQDREHSSTSMQGHSKQQQQQHLHFPQTSFPMYGGSSGTFHPYSGTNVNTSGSSTKPQPHDLQMMQISHQGMGVAQMGGSTQSMNLMGVPKFERQSAITDPGTVQSGPISQFANKPVLQQNSAPWQPPSNKEQSSAPFSSMNYVKHESVEQSSEQLQKSQLSTSHSLSVASIEKGNALPGNLKDESLEKQSSKVGFPTPMSGVPLNSIPPSIPTQLDPNVQGNAVSGNLKEDSVEKQSSKVGFPSSMAGMQLNSISPSVATQLDPNVQVGPRIPSAALSAGGNARTPPKKPSVGQKKPLEALGSSPPASSKKQKVSGAFSDQSIDQLNDVTAVSGVNLREEEEQLFSGSKEESRVSEASRRVVQEEEERLILQKVPLQKRLAEIMFKCGLKNINNDVERCLSLCVEERLRGLISNLIRLSKQRVDAEKPRHRTVITSDVRQQLVTMNRKAKEEWEKKQAEAEKLRKVNEPEGDNGIEGDKEKDENRLKAVKVNKEEDDKMRTTAANIAARNAVGGDDMLSKWQLMAEQTRRHKDVSQKSTSGRKMKDNQDTDKRSPTTASTGAVRKFGRNQASVPHIRVARSISVKDVITALEREPQMSKSTLIYRLYERIRSDTPAE, encoded by the exons ATGGATCTAAAGCGGCATGGGTCTGCTCTTGAGAGTCAGCAACTGCAGAATGATGTCAAACAGGAACCAGGTCTTCCATTACATCAGAAACAAACTCAAGATAATCTTCGACAAGGAGAGGCAGCACAGGTTCCCCTTCAGACTCCTCGAACAACTGGCATGCAGATATCTGAAAGACATTCTATGGAGCGGCCTGGTAACTTAAAGAATCAGATACCATTTATGTTATTGCTGCCTGCGTTGAAGCCCCACCTTGATAAAGACAGAGAGATGCAGCTTCAAACTTTATTTAGTAAATTGAGG aaaaatgaaattGCAAAAGAACAATTTGTCAGGCTTATGAGAAACATTGTAGGGGACCAAGTGATTAGATTGGCAGTAGCACAATTGCAGCCACAG CCAGGTTCCAACCAATCCCAGTTACAATCTCAAGCTTTTGTACATCAACAAAATTTGAGAATGCCCACTAGTTCTTGTGCATCTTCAGCAGTTCAAGTGCAGGCTGATACGAGCTATCAACCTGTGGAAAGTAATACGCAAAAATCTCGTGAGGTTGAACGCCAACTGGATTCTCATGGAATGCAAGTAGGTCAATTGCCGTCATCTGGACCTGGCCTTGTCAATCAAGACAGGGAGCACTCTTCAACATCAATGCAAGGACACAGcaagcagcagcagcagcagcattTGCACTTCCCACAGACTTCTTTTCCAATGTATGGAGGCAGTAGTGGTACTTTTCACCCTTATTCAGGAACGAATGTCAACACTTCAGGATCATCCACAAAACCACAACCTCATGATTTGCAAATGATGCAAATTTCACATCAAGGCATGGGGGTAGCTCAAatgggaggttcaacacagtcgATGAATTTGATGGGTGTTCCAAAATTTGAGAGGCAAAGTGCAATTACGGATCCCGGCACAGTGCAGAGTGGTCCTATTTCCCAATTTGCAAACAAACCAGTGCTTCAACAAAATTCAGCCCCATGGCAACCCCCTTCAAATAAAGAGCAAAGTTCTGCTCCTTTTTCATCAATGAATTATGTAAAACATGAATCAGTTGAACAATCTTCTGAGCAACTGCAAAAATCCCAGTTGTCTACTTCACATTCTTTGTCTGTTGCATCTATTGAAAAGGGGAATGCACTGCCAGGAAATTTAAAGGACGAGTCTTTAGAAAAACAGTCTTCTAAAGTTGGTTTCCCTACGCCTATGTCTGGGGTGCCCTTAAATTCGATTCCACCATCCATTCCTACTCAACTAGACCCCAATGTCCAG GGGAATGCAGTCTCAggaaatttaaaggaagattCCGTAGAGAAGCAGTCCTCTAAAGTTGGTTTTCCTTCATCGATGGCTGGGATGCAATTAAATTCTATTTCTCCTTCAGTTGCGACTCAACTAGACCCTAATGTCCAG GTAGGCCCTAGGATTCCATCTGCAGCTCTTTCTGCTGGAGGTAATGCAAGGACACCTCCCAAAAAACCTTCTGTTGGCCAAAAGAAGCCACTTGAAGCACTTGGTTCATCACCACCAGCATCAAG CAAGAAGCAAAAAGTATCTGGGGCCTTCTCGGACCAAAGCATTGACCAACTCAATGATGTAACAGCTGTCAGTGGAGTTAATCTAAGG gaagaggaagaacagcTATTTTCTGGGTCCAAAGAGGAAAGTCGGGTTTCAGAAGCCTCTCGAAGGGTTgtacaagaagaagaagaaaggctGATTTTGCAGAAAGTTCCACTGCAGAAAAGATTGGCGGAGATAA TGTTCAAGTGCGGGTTGAAAAATATCAACAATGATGTAGAGCGGTGCTTGTCCTTG TGTGTGGAGGAAAGATTGCGTGGACTTATAAGTAACCTGATCAGGCTTTCAAAGCAG CGGGTTGATGCTGAGAAGCCTAGGCACCGTACTGTAATCACCTCGGATGTCCGGCAGCAACTTGTGACAATGAACAGGAAAGCCAAAGAAGAATGGGAGAAAAAGCAGGCTGAAGCAGAAAAGCTCCGTAAAGTAAATGAA CCTGAGGGTGATAATGGAATAGAAGGCGATAAGGAAAAGGATGAAAATCGTCTGAAAGCGGTGAAG GTAAACAAGGAAGAGGATGACAAAATGAGGACAACAGCAGCGAATATTGCTGCCCGAAATGCTGTTGGTGGAGATGACATGCTGTCAAAATGGCAACTGATGGCTGAGCAAACCCGCCGGCATAAAGATGTGAGCCAGAAGTCAACATCTGGAAGAAAAATGAAGGATAATCAAGACACAGATAAAAGGAGTCCTACGACTGCATCAA CAGGGGCTGTTAGGAAATTTGGAAGGAACCAAGCAAGTGTGCCGCATATTAGAGTAGCTCGTAGCATTTCTGTTAAAGATGTCATTACAGCACTGGAAAGAGAACCCCAGATGTCAAAGTCTACCCTGATTTATCGGTTGTATGAGAGAATCCGTTCTGATACTCCAGCTGAATAG
- the LOC136223862 gene encoding uncharacterized protein, translated as MDKFVTKRPRTSTNDTFLETPVVETVSIEFNPKDLISDPGLRIPIDNYYPNIRDQVRRAYLAKGPCQPSDVTYPKRCINKTNRSFQKHWFTEFNWLEYSVAKDEAYCLWCYLFRPNRRDNSGLAVFTTTGFSNWKKALDVFRQHVGAFGSSHNEAKKQCQAFKNQRQSVSHILSAQGHEMEVNYRTRLTAVLDVIRLILHKGLAFRGHDESSTSSNKGNFLQILEFYCAKNEEVAKVSLGNAPKNNQLTFSKVQKELVSACAVETRLAIFAELGDSFFSLMVDESGDASVMEQMAVVLRYVNKHGEVIERFISVEHVADTSSQSLKTSIDRLFSRHGFSLSRLRGQGYDGAANMRREFNGLKSIILKEHPSAYYIHCFAHQLQLIVVAIAKWSPYVGDFFDHLSRIVNLVGASCKRRDMLLQKQHEKLVEGLESGEISSGKGKNQETSLTRPGDTRWGSHHRTLVRCFHMWSSIVEVLDHVRQDASIPEQKGIAKGLLEKMESFEFVFILHLMKGILGITNDLSQALQQKPQNIVNAMTIVRSTKLQLQAMRDDQWEIFLEDVTKFCIENSIDVPDMEDTLKIRGKSRREGQGVTYFHIYRHEILYEVIAIIGKEMDDRFREGNTELLLCMSCLDPRSAFSSFDQAKLLRLAQFYPEDFSEMDRELLIN; from the exons ATGGACAAATTCGTAACTAAAAGACCAAGGACATCGACAAATGATACTTTTTTAGAAACGCCTGTTGTTGAGACAGTATCCATCGAGTTCAATCCAAAAGATCTTATTTCAGATCCGGGGCTTCGAATTCCAATTGACAACTACTATCCAAATATTAGAGACCAAGTTCGGAGGGCCTATCTCGCTAAGGGTCCTTGTCAACCCTCTGATGTTACCTATCCAAAAAGGTGTATTAACAAAACAAATCGAAGTTTCCAAAAGCATTGGTTCACAGAATTTAATTGGTTGGAATACAGTGTTGCTAAAGATGAAGCATATTGTTTGTGGTGTTATCTCTTTAGGCCGAATAGGAGGGATAATTCTGGATTAGCCGTGTTTACAACAACAGGATTTAGCAATTGGAAGAAGGCATTAGACGTATTTAGACAACATGTCGGTGCTTTTGGTAGCTCCCACAATGAAGCTAAAAAACAATGTCAAGCATTCAAAAATCAGAGGCAAAGTGTATCACACAtattatctgcacaaggacatgAAATGGAGGTTAATTATCGGACCCGTTTGACTGCAGTGTTAGATGTTATACGGTTAATTTTACACAAAGGTTTGGCTTTTCGCGGGCATGACGAATCTTCTACTTCTTCGAACAAGGGGAACTTTCTTCAGATACTTGAATTTTATTGTGCTAAAAATGAAGAAGTTGCAAAAGTTTCACTTGGTAATGCTCCTAAAAACAATCAGCTTACTTTCTCGAAAGTACAAAAGGAATTGGTAAGTGCTTGTGCAGTTGAGACAAGATTAGCTATTTTTGCTGAGCTTGGGGATAGCTTTTTTTCACTTATGGTTGATGAGTCTGGAGATGCATCTGTAATGGAACAGATGGCTGTTGTTTTAAGATATGTGAACAAGCATGGTGAGGTGATTGAAAGATTTATTTCGGTAGAACATGTGGCTGATACTTCATCTCAATCGCTGAAAACTTCCATAGATAGACTCTTTTCTAGACATGGATTTTCACTATCCCGATTACGAGGCCAAGGTTATGACGGGGCAGCAAACATGAGACGTGAATTCAACGGTCTCAAATCAATCATATTGAAAGAACATCCATCTGCGTATTATATTCATTGTTTTGCTCATCAACTCCAATTAATAGTGGTTGCTATAGCAAAATGGTCACCTTATGTGGGAGATTTTTTTGATCATTTATCTCGAATTGTGAATTTGGTTGGAGCTTCATGTAAAAGGCGAGACATGCTTCTGCAAAAGCAACATGAAAAGTTAGTTGAGGGTTTGGAAAGTGGTGAAATTTCTTCTGGCAAAGGAAAGAATCAAGAAACCTCCTTAACACGCCCGGGAGATACACGGTGGGGTTCACATCATCGAACATTAGTCCGTTGTTTTCATATGTGGTCGTCAATTGTTGAAGTGCTTGATCATGTACGTCAAGATGCTAGTATTCCTGAGCAAAAAGGGATTGCCAAGGGTTTGCTTGAAAAAATGGAGTCATTCGAATTTGTGTTTATATTGCATTTGATGAAAGGTATTCTAGGAATTACCAATGACTTATCACAAGCTTTACAACAAAAGCCTCAGAATATTGTCAATGCTATGACAATAGTTCGATCTACGAAGTTACAGTTGCAAGCGATGAGAGATGATCAATGGGAGATTTTCTTAGAAGATGTAACCAAATTTTGTATTGAAAACTCTATTGATGTGCCTGATATGGAAGACACGTTGAAAATACGTGGTAAATCGAGGCGTGAAGGACAAGGCGTTACTTATTTCCACATATATCGTCATGAAATCTTATATGAG GTTATTGCTATTATTGGTAAAGAGATGGATGATCGTTTCAGAGAAGGAAATACGGAGTTACTTCTATGCATGAGTTGTCTTGATCCGAGAAGCGCATTTTCAAGCTTCGATCAAGCAAAGCTTCTTCGCCTTGCTCAATTTTATCCGGAAGATTTCTCAGAAATGGACCGAGAGTTGTTGATCAAttaa